The stretch of DNA TCCGAAGGATGAGAAAATATGGTTGTGATTACTTCATCCCTCTTATCTGCTTCCCCCCGCACCTCATGATACTTTTGTACAATGGATGCCATTGTCAAAATTGCGTGGGAGCCTGAACTGGGCTGAAGGCTGAACCTGTCAAGCCCTGAAATCTCTCTAAAAAACTTATCCATCTCATAATAAATTTGAAGTGCTCCCTGCACAGTTGATTCATCCTGAAAAGGATGCAGCTTGGAAGCTTTTGCCGAGCGGGCAATAACTTCGTTTATCTTCGGATTATATTTGACAGTGCACGTTCCCTGGCCTATATCTATGTTTAAGTCTGCACCGAGATTCTGCTGCGACAATCTTAAAAAATGCTTCAACACCCTCATCTGCCCTACTTCCGGAAGGGCAGAATCTTCTTCTCTTCTCATGATTTCAGGAAGTGATGATACGCCGTCTCCCACCTCTTTTTCAATCTCTTTGTCTGTTTGAGGAGGAATTACTCCCCTCTGTCCTTCCGAATGGAGCTGAAATATTATCTCTTCATCCCATTTTGCCTGATGAAAGTTTTTTCTCAATTTTGATTCTCTATCTATTCCCATTGTGCAATCCTTTCATTTAATAAATTCTCATTTACTGTGAAACAATAGCTTTAATCTCATTTGCCAGTCTGTCAATATCATCTTTGCAATGGATTTCTGTTACACAGTAGAGCGCACAATTTTTAAGATCCGGGAAATCAGGTTCAAGGTTATGCCCGCCAAAAATCCCCTTTTCTCTTAACTGCAGATTAATCTCGTCAACTTTTTTACCTGTACCTGAAAAATCAACAACAAACTCTTTAAAATCTGCAGACATAAATTTCAGTGAAACGCCAGGAATGCCTGTAAGCCTTTTTTGCGCATATTGAGAACGCTGCATTATTGTCCGGCCGAGCTCCTTCATACCTCTCGGGCCCATCAGAGAAAGATAAACCGCCGCTGCAATACCGTAAAGAGCTGCCGCAGTACCCACAAATTCCTTGCCTTTTTCTCTCTCTCCAAATGAAGTCCTGTCGTAAAGGACATCTCCGAATCCCCATTCTCCTTCAACCTTTGTATGTGCAATTCCGAATAATCTGGAAGGATATTCCGCAACATACTTTTCTTCATCCCTTGTTGCGATGAATCCTGCAAGAGATCCGCCAAAATACATGTGATTTCCAAGGTTCTGAATATCTCCGCATACTATGTCAGCGCCGTAATGTGACGGCGGTTTGAGAACTCCGAGTGATATGGGATCTGTACTCACTATCATTATTGAACCGTTATCATGCACAATTTTTGATATTTTTTTTCCCTGCTCTTCAATAAATCCCATAAAGGAAGGATTTTCAAAAAACACACAAGCAGTATCTTTATTCAATTTTGATGATAAATCATTTAAATCAATCTGGCCTGTCTGCGGATCATGTTTAAATCTTTTTATTGTCATAACAGGTTCACAGTAGTTTTTTATAACTTTGAATCTGTCAGGAGAAACAAACTCACTTATGAGGGCTTCACCCCGGCCTGTAATTCTTTCAGCCATTCGCACTGACGTGCTTGCTGCCTGGCCCCAGTCATACGTCGGTACATTTACTACATCCATATCAAGAAGTTCTGCCATTAAACTTTGATATTCAAAAAGAGCCTGGAATCTTCCCTGATCTTCGTAAGGTTCTCCTGCATAAGCTGTAAGAAATTCTGATCTGTTTACTACCTCATCACATATTGCAGGAACATAGTGCTGTGCACATCCTCCTCCGAGAAAGCTTAAAGCATCTTCACATGATGTGTTCTTTGCCATAATTCCTGTAACATGCTTTTTAAGCTCATATTCGGAAAGAATAGGCTCAGGAATCTTTAATTCTCCTCTGAACCTGAG from bacterium encodes:
- the gcvPA gene encoding aminomethyl-transferring glycine dehydrogenase subunit GcvPA produces the protein MPEKQKPVHPYIPNSAPNLKKALMDDLGIDDIDRLFEDIPEKLRFRGELKIPEPILSEYELKKHVTGIMAKNTSCEDALSFLGGGCAQHYVPAICDEVVNRSEFLTAYAGEPYEDQGRFQALFEYQSLMAELLDMDVVNVPTYDWGQAASTSVRMAERITGRGEALISEFVSPDRFKVIKNYCEPVMTIKRFKHDPQTGQIDLNDLSSKLNKDTACVFFENPSFMGFIEEQGKKISKIVHDNGSIMIVSTDPISLGVLKPPSHYGADIVCGDIQNLGNHMYFGGSLAGFIATRDEEKYVAEYPSRLFGIAHTKVEGEWGFGDVLYDRTSFGEREKGKEFVGTAAALYGIAAAVYLSLMGPRGMKELGRTIMQRSQYAQKRLTGIPGVSLKFMSADFKEFVVDFSGTGKKVDEINLQLREKGIFGGHNLEPDFPDLKNCALYCVTEIHCKDDIDRLANEIKAIVSQ